The following is a genomic window from Amycolatopsis sp. BJA-103.
GGGTACGAGGACAGGTTCGCGCACGATCAGCCATCCTCACGGACAATGGCCCTGTGGAGCAACTGACGCCCGCCAAGGTGACCCCAGCCGATCCGCCCGGTGGAACCGCCGCCGAGGAGGAGAAGAGCCGCGGCCTGCGCAAGATGAAGATGGTCGCGCTGTCGTTCCTGCTCGGTGCGACGGTGATCTTCCTGCTGACCAGCTGGGCCGAGGCCGCGGGCTGGCCGGGCTGGGTCGGCTACGTCCGCGCCGCCGCCGAAGCCGGGATGGTCGGCGCGCTCGCCGACTGGTTCGCGGTGACCGCGCTGTTCCGGCATCCGCTGGGGATCAAGATCCCGCACACCGCGATCATCCCGAACAAGAAGGACGCGCTGGGCAGCAGCCTCGGCGACTTCGTCGGCTCGAACTTCCTGTCCGAGTCGGTGATCCGCGAGAAGCTGAGCCGGGTCGAGGTTTCGAAGCGGCTCGGCGGGTGGCTTTCGCAGCCGCAGAACGCCGAACGCGTGACGTCCGAACTGGCCACCGTCGTCCGGGCCGCGGTCAAGGTACTCCGCGACGAGGACGTCCAGGCGATCATGGAACAGGCCGTGGTCAAGCGGATCGTGGACAAGCCGTGGGGCCCGCCGCTCGGCAAGATCCTGGAAGGCGTGTTCGCCGACGGGGCGCACCACAAGCTGGTGGACCTGATGTGCGACCGCGCCTACGAATGGGTGCGGGACAACCACACGACGATGCTGCGCGTGGTCTCGGACCGGGCGCCGAGCTGGTCGCCGAAGTTCGTCGACGAGATGCTCGCGGACAAGGTCTACGGCGAGGTGCTGTCCTTCGTGTGGGCGGTGAAGACCGACGTCAACCACCCGATGCGGCTGGCGGTGGACAAGTTCCTCGGTGAGTTCGCCCTCGACCTGCAGACCAACCCCGAGGTGATGGCGCGCGCCGAGCAGGTCAAGTCCCAGATGCTGGGGCACGACGAGGTGCAGAAGCTGATCGGCTCGGCATGGGCGACGGCGAAGGACATGCTCCTCACCGCCGCCGAGGACCCGTCGAGCGAGCTGCGGCGCCGGGTGCGCACCGGACTCGAGGCACTGGGCGAGCG
Proteins encoded in this region:
- a CDS encoding DUF445 domain-containing protein translates to MEQLTPAKVTPADPPGGTAAEEEKSRGLRKMKMVALSFLLGATVIFLLTSWAEAAGWPGWVGYVRAAAEAGMVGALADWFAVTALFRHPLGIKIPHTAIIPNKKDALGSSLGDFVGSNFLSESVIREKLSRVEVSKRLGGWLSQPQNAERVTSELATVVRAAVKVLRDEDVQAIMEQAVVKRIVDKPWGPPLGKILEGVFADGAHHKLVDLMCDRAYEWVRDNHTTMLRVVSDRAPSWSPKFVDEMLADKVYGEVLSFVWAVKTDVNHPMRLAVDKFLGEFALDLQTNPEVMARAEQVKSQMLGHDEVQKLIGSAWATAKDMLLTAAEDPSSELRRRVRTGLEALGERLVSDDHIRSKVDNWVEGAAAYLVTNYSREITGIITDTVERWDAEETSRKIELQVGRDLQFIRINGTVVGALAGLVIYAVAQLLF